The Sphingomonas alpina genome has a segment encoding these proteins:
- a CDS encoding alpha/beta fold hydrolase, with amino-acid sequence MFLEMLRSETATSSERRDLALAGLRAYQAAERGKPRKPAPARYRKGRARLRDYGSKGQTGGRPVIVVPSLINPPFILDLAPDLSLLRWLAAQGFHPYLLDWGSPDPAARNMDVTAHVEQLLLPLIAKLAVPPVLIGYCLGGTMALAAACAVPVAGLALVAAPWRFDGFNGKARADIAELWKAARPTCDAMGLVPMEVLQAGFWRLDPGRTIAKYEAFAAMDPDSAGARTFVAMEDWANAGAPLPFAAGEQMFDQFIGGNITGRGEWTVGGLTVDPVNLTCPAIDFVSLSDRIVPAASAADLTDRRDLGAGHVGMIVGRGARTQLWEPLAGWISALPDHRCGN; translated from the coding sequence CCTATCAGGCGGCCGAACGCGGCAAACCGCGCAAACCCGCGCCGGCGCGCTATCGCAAGGGCCGGGCGCGGCTGCGCGACTATGGCTCGAAGGGTCAGACTGGCGGCCGCCCGGTGATCGTCGTGCCGTCGCTGATCAACCCGCCCTTCATCCTCGATCTGGCGCCCGACCTCTCGCTGCTGCGCTGGCTCGCTGCGCAGGGCTTTCATCCCTATCTGCTCGATTGGGGATCGCCCGATCCCGCAGCGAGAAACATGGACGTGACCGCGCATGTCGAACAATTGCTGCTGCCATTGATCGCGAAGCTCGCCGTGCCGCCGGTACTGATCGGCTATTGCCTGGGCGGGACGATGGCGCTCGCTGCCGCCTGCGCCGTGCCGGTGGCGGGACTTGCGCTGGTCGCGGCGCCGTGGCGCTTCGATGGCTTCAATGGAAAGGCACGCGCCGACATCGCCGAGTTGTGGAAAGCAGCACGGCCGACCTGCGATGCGATGGGACTGGTCCCGATGGAGGTATTGCAAGCGGGTTTCTGGCGGCTGGATCCCGGACGCACGATCGCAAAATACGAAGCATTCGCGGCGATGGATCCGGACAGCGCCGGCGCGCGGACATTCGTTGCGATGGAGGATTGGGCCAATGCCGGCGCGCCCCTGCCTTTCGCGGCCGGCGAACAGATGTTCGACCAGTTCATCGGCGGCAATATCACCGGGCGCGGCGAATGGACCGTTGGCGGCCTGACCGTCGATCCCGTGAACCTCACCTGCCCGGCGATCGATTTCGTTTCATTGAGCGACCGCATCGTCCCCGCGGCAAGCGCGGCCGACCTGACCGACCGGCGCGATCTGGGCGCCGGCCATGTCGGAATGATCGTGGGACGTGGCGCACGGACACAGTTGTGGGAGCCGCTCGCGGGCTGGATCAGCGCGCTGCCCGACCACCGTTGCGGCAATTGA